A region from the Silene latifolia isolate original U9 population chromosome 7, ASM4854445v1, whole genome shotgun sequence genome encodes:
- the LOC141592927 gene encoding protein STRUBBELIG-RECEPTOR FAMILY 3-like, translated as MESLNLKVHKKWTFWLMMVIIMSITMSYCSGETDPSDVSAINNLYAALGSPPLPGWVPLGGDPCTEGWQGVLCVNTNITGISLTTANLGGQLGTTLNSFTSIISIDLSGNHIGGTIPANLPPTMRSFFLSANQFTGSIPDLSALTQLTDLSLNKNNLTGQIPDSFQQVSGLINLDLSGNNLSGPLPPSMGNLSSLGTLLLQDNKLTGVLDVLQNLPLINLNVMNNQFSGPIPPKLLSLPDFRGSGNPFNTSVLPSPPSASPAGAPEASLPGDMPSKQPRNAPSASDISSPSKSSDKVKSKKTVIVAALAVFILLLAVLGLWFGIVRWCKRRKAVNNVTQGDVKNSYEETGRKPKHGDPLPQTQNQGIIASQETSTKTANISNAEQKRGTDVKQIAPVAVTKDTHSIDMTGINNSSVSIQPVPPPRHYSNENITLIPLAPTVPAMTQTSSFPSSVKSFTVASLQQYTNSFSQDNLIGDGTLGSVYRADLPDGKVVAVKKLNNAASRQQSEDDFAQMVSLISKIQHENIVKLIGYCSEYEQKLIVYAYCNNSTLYDALHLDDEIHKKLSWTARVRIALGAAKALEYLHETSQPAIVHKNFKSINILLDDKLKPLISDCGLAHLLDSLTIQSLGGYGAPELELGTYTLKSDVFSFGVVMLELLTGRKSYDSARPRGEQFLVRWAIPQLHDIDALSNMVDPSLNGSYPSKSLSRFADIISLCVQAEPEFRPPMSEIVQDLLNMIKRES; from the exons ATGGAGTCTTTGAATTTGAAGGTTCATAAAAAATGGACATTTTGGTTGATGATGGTGATAATAATGTCGATAACAATGTCGTATTGTTCCGGAGAAACAGACCCCAGTGATG TATCGGCTATAAATAATTTATATGCTGCACTTGGAAGTCCTCCGCTCCCTGGGTGGGTTCCATTGGGAGGAGACCCATGTACGGAAGGTTGGCAAGGCGTACTTTGTGTCAACACAAATATTACTGGAAT ATCGTTAACTACTGCCAATTTGGGAGGACAATTAGGCACTACTTTGAATTCTTTTACCTCAATCATATCAAT AGACCTCAGCGGCAATCATATTGGAGGTACCATCCCAGCAAATCTGCCTCCGACAATGAGAAGTTT CTTCCTATCTGCCAACCAGTTTACTGGAAGCATTCCCGACTTGTCTGCTTTGACCCAGTTGACAGACCT GTCCTTAAACAAGAATAATTTAACAGGACAGATACCTGATAGCTTTCAACAAGTCAGTGGACTGATAAATTT GGATCTCTCAGGAAACAACTTAAGCGGTCCTTTGCCACCATCGATGGGGAATTTATCTTCTCTAGGAACACT GCTTCTGCAGGATAATAAACTTACAGGAGTACTTGATGTCTTACAAAACCTTCCTCTGATAAACCT AAATGTTATGAACAACCAATTCTCAGGACCTATACCTCCTAAATTGCTCTCCCTTCCCGATTTCAG AGGCTCTGGAAATCCGTTCAATACCAGCGTTCTTCCATCACCTCCATCTGCATCCCCAGCAGGAGCACCAGAGGCATCTCTACCCGGAGATATGCCATCTAAGCAGCCTAGAAACGCGCCTTCGGCTTCAGATATATCAAGCCCTTCAAAGTCCTCAGATAAAGTAAAATCCAAAAAGACGGTAATAGTTGCTGCGCTGGCGGTCTTTATACTTCTTCTTGCTGTGTTGGGATTGTGGTTTGGTATTGTAAGATGGTGCAAAAGAAGAAAAGCAGTTAACAATGTAACTCAGGGGGATGTAAAAAATTCATATGAAGAGACAGGAAGGAAGCCAAAACACGGTGATCCGTTACCTCAAACACAGAATCAAGGCATTATAG CATCTCAAGAGACGTCTACAAAAACCGCTAATATTAGCAACGCGGAGCAGAAAAGGGGGACTGATGTAAAACAAATTGCTCCGGTTGCTGTGACTAAGGACACTCATTCCATAGACATGACAGGAATCAATAACAGTTCTGTGTCAATCCAGCCTGTGCCACCTCCTCGTCATTACTCCAATGAAAACATTACTTTGATACCATTGGCGCCAACAGTTCCAGCTATGACACAAACATCATCATTTCCGAGTTCTGTGAAGTCATTCACCGTTGCTTCACTTCAACAATATACTAATAGCTTTTCCCAAGATAATCTTATAGGGGATGGCACGCTAGGCAGTGTTTATAGGGCTGACCTTCCTGATGGAAAG GTTGTGGCAGTGAAGAagctcaataatgctgcttcgaGACAGCAAAGCGAAGATGATTTCGCTCAGATGGTTTCTCTCATCtctaaaatacaacatgaaaatatcGTTAAGCTTATTGGATACTGTTCTGAATATGAGCAGAAATTAATTGTCTATGCATACTGCAACAACTCGACTCTATATGATGCATTGCATCTCGATGATGAGATCCATAAAAAACTCTCGTGGACTGCACGTGTTAGAATAGCCCTTGGAGCTGCTAAAGCCCTCGA GTATTTGCATGAGACCTCTCAGCCTGCCATTGTACATAAGAACTTCAAATCCATCAATATCCTTCTTGATGATAAGCTTAAGCCTTTAATCTCGGACTGTGGGTTGGCTCATCTACTTGATTCTCTTACAATTCAG TCATTGGGCGGTTATGGTGCTCCAGAGCTTGAGCTAGGAACATATACTCTTAAGAGTGATGTTTTCAGTTTCGGGGTTGTCATGCTAGAGCTTCTTACAGGCAGAAAATCCTATGACAG TGCACGGCCTAGAGGAGAACAATTTCTAGTTCGATGGGCGATTCCTCAGCTGCATGACATTGACGCGTTATCAAACATGGTAGATCCTTCGTTGAACGGGTCATACCCCTCCAAATCCTTGTCTCGTTTTGCAGATATAATTTCCCTTTGCGTTCAg GCTGAGCCTGAATTTAGGCCTCCAATGTCGGAAATCGTCCAAGACCTCTTAAACATGATTAAGAGAGAATCCTGA
- the LOC141592932 gene encoding secretory carrier-associated membrane protein 3-like encodes MAGRYDPNPFEEEEEVNPFAQGGKAKPSSQTNYGGAFYMPNPGSVPPASNSRLSPLPPEPADFYNPTATVDIPLDSGKDLKKKEKELQAKEAELRKREEALKRKEDAAARAGIVIEEKNWPPFFPIIHHDIGNEIPIHLQKLCYTAFATLLGLTLCLTWNIVAVTTAWIKGGDATIWFLAIIYFISGIPCAYVLWYRPLYRAFRTESAMNFGWFFLFYAVHIGFVVFAAVAPPIVFKGKSLAGILPAIDLISGHVLVGIFYFVGFGLFCLESVLSIWVIQQVYMYFRGSGKATQMRQEAARGAMRAAF; translated from the exons ATGGCAGGACGGTATGATCCAAACCCTtttgaggaggaagaagaagttaATCCATTCGCT CAGGGAGGGAAGGCCAAGCCTTCAAGTCAAACAAACTATGGTGGAGCCTTCTACATGCCG AATCCTGGAAGTGTTCCGCCAGCCTCTAATTCAAGGCTTTCTCCCCTTCCACCAGAGCCTGCTGACTTTTATAATCCTACTGCAACTGTCGATATTCCCCTTGATTCAGGAAAG GATTTGAAGAAGAAAGAGAAAGAGCTTCAAGCAAAAGAGGCTGAACTGAGAAAAAGAGAGGAG GCTCTCAAACGAAAAGAAGATGCTGCTGCACGAG CTGGGATTGTTATTGAGGAAAAGAATTGGCCTCCATTTTTTCCAATCATCCATCATGATATTGGCAATGAAATACCTATTCATCTCCAGAAGTTATGTTACACAGCGTTTGCGACACTACTAG GTTTGACGCTTTGTCTCACTTGGAATATTGTAGCAGTTACTACAGCTTGGATAAAGGGTGGTG ATGCTACTATTTGGTTCCTTGCTATCATCTACTTCATATCAGGCATCCCTTGTGCATACGTCTTGTGGTACAGGCCACTGTACCGAGCTTTCAG GACTGAAAGTGCTATGAACTTTGGATGGTTTTTCCTGTTTTATGCG GTTCACATTGGCTTTGTTGTCTTTGCTGCCGTTGCTCCTCCAATCGTCTTTAAAGGAAAATCTCTTGC TGGAATTCTTCCAGCAATTGATCTTATCAGTGGACATGTCTTAGTCGGG ATCTTCTACTTCGTTGGATTTGGACTCTTCTGTCTCGAATCAGTGCTGAGCATATGGGTCATACAG CAAGTATACATGTATTTCCGAGGCAGTGGTAAGGCGACACAAATGAGACAAGAGGCTGCAAGAGGTGCAATGAGAGCTGCATTCTAA
- the LOC141592928 gene encoding katanin p80 WD40 repeat-containing subunit B1 homolog KTN80.1-like isoform X1, with translation MAKHGYKLQEFVAHSGNVNCLRIGKKACRLLLTGGDDHKANLWSIGKPTSLMSLCGHTTPVESLAFDSTEVLVLGGAASGTVKLWDLQEAKMVRTLTGHRSNCTSVEFHPFGEFFASGSADTDLKIWDIRKKGCIHTYKGHNLGINTIKFTPDGRWVVSGGFDNVVKVWDLTAGKLLHDLKFHNGHIRSLDFHPQEFLLATGSADRTVKFWDLETFEMIGSANAEATGVRAMTFHPDGRTLFCGYDNNLKVYSWEPVLCHDAVDMGWSTFGDLCIKEGNLIGCSYYRNSIGVWVADLSCVKPYGTRDSCSPQDSSAVKLKFDIQGSQSAEKVGQAADSPSVSRSTSPHTDATEIKNIYVDYEKPIRSRRTGLANRSKTVSSPPHTRETSKASAGKQSTPIATSGKPNGPPGGRSFYVPSFIPRESSSGKSSANLRRESLTPATARAGTGGSVKATNTSSKSNSRFDVHVADQKSSDRPLADVGFKDLVEDACPTLEKVEDVQEKPSPVLSSNLQTRNNPLDHKEIPTVKVINGAAVAHGRTRSLVEKFEKVRLSSSSEDPMVSATPEVVADGLQSSTMEEEPQVSGRKMTSVSDTNVIEDLMQNHDVLLSGLRSRLTKLQMIRHLWERNDVKGAITALRKLPDQSVHADVISVLTEKMEMITLDLFSCMLPILVGLLDSKMERHAKLSMEMLLKQVALFGPTISSTISTPPSAGVDLHQEERIERSKQCFSQLHQIRGFLPALARRGGSLAKSALELNLVLQDHNM, from the exons ATGGCTAAACATGGATATAAACTCC AGGAATTTGTGGCGCATTCCGGAAATGTTAACTGCCTAAGGATAGGGAAGAAAGCATGCCGCCTTCTTCTGACGGGTGGAGATGATCATAAAGCTAATTTGTGGTCTATTGGCAAACCCACTTCTTTGATG AGCTTATGTGGTCACACAACTCCAGTCGAAAGTTTGGCCTTTGATTCGACAGAGGTGTTGGTTCTTGGCGGAGCTGCTTCTGGTACTGTAAAGTTGTGGGACCTGCAAGAGGCAAAAA TGGTCCGAACTCTTACTGGTCACAGATCCAACTGCACATCTGTTGAATTCCACCCGTTTGGAGAATTTTTTGCTTCTGGTTCAGCGGACACTGACCTAAAGATATGGgatataagaaagaaagggtgcATTCACACATATAAGGGCCACAACCTCGGGATAAATACTATTAAGTTTACGCCCGATGGTCGATGGGTTGTTTCAGGTGGATTTGATAACGTTGTAAAG GTATGGGATTTGACAGCTGGAAAATTGTTGCATGATCTTAAGTTCCATAACGGTCATATCAGATCCTTAGATTTTCACCCTCAAGAATTTCTTTTGGCTACAG GTTCAGCAGATAGAACTGTCAAATTTTGGGATTTGGAAACATTTGAGATGATTGGATCTGCTAACGCTGAG GCGACAGGAGTGCGAGCAATGACATTTCATCCTGATGGGAGGACCCTATTTTGTGGATATGACAATAACTTGAAG GTCTATTCATGGGAGCCTGTTCTATGCCATGACGCTGTTGACATGGGATGGTCAACATTTGGTGATCTCTGCATTAAAGAAGGGAATTTAATTGGTTGCTCTTACTACCGTAATTCTATTGGAGTTTGGGTCGCTGATCTCTCT TGTGTTAAGCCTTACGGGACCCGGGATTCTTGTTCACCCCAAGATAGTAGCGCTGTCAAACTGAAGTTTGATATCCAAGGAAGTCAGTCTGCAGAAAAAGTTGGCCAGGCTGCTGACTCCCCTTCTGTCTCGCGCTCTACTTCGCCTCATACTGATGCAACAGAGATAAAGAATATCTATGTGGATT ATGAGAAACCTATCAGATCTCGTAGAACAGGCTTAGCGAATAGATCAAAGACAGTATCATCACCACCACACACTAGGGAAACCAGCAAGGCATCTGCTGGAAAGCAAAGTACTCCTATCGCAACCTCTGGAAAACCAAATGGTCCACCTGGCGGTAGATCTTTCTATGTCCCAAGCTTCATTCCTAGAGAAAGCTCTAGTGGCAAGAGTTCTGCCAATTTGAGAAGAGAGTCATTGACACCCGCTACTGCTAGAGCTGGAACTGGGGGATCAGTCAAGGCGACTAACACAAGTAGTAAATCAAACAGCAGATTTGATGTACATGTAGCAGATCAAAAGTCTTCTGATAGGCCTTTAGCAGATGTTGGATTCAAAGATTTGGTTGAAGATGCATGTCCTACTTTGGAAAAAGTTGAGGACGTTCAAGAAAAGCCATCTCCTGTATTATCCTCTAATCTACAAACCA GGAACAATCCTCTTGATCATAAAGAAATACCAACTGTAAAAGTCATAAATGGAG CAGCTGTGGCTCATGGGAGGACGCGGTCTCTTGTCGAGAAATTTGAAAAGGTGAGACTGTCTAGTAGCAGTGAAGATCCAATGGTCAGTGCGACTCCTGAAGTGGTTGCTGATGGGCTTCAGAGCTCCACCATG GAGGAAGAGCCTCAAGTTTCTGGTAGAAAGATGACATCAGTGAGTGACACGAATGTTATTGAGGATCTGATGCAAAATCATGATGTTCTACTAAGTGGTCTCCGTTCTCGCCTAACAAAGTTGCAG ATGATAAGACATTTATGGGAACGCAATGACGTGAAAGGAGCAATTACCGCTTTGAGGAAATTACCTGATCAGTCT GTCCATGCGGATGTCATTAGTGTGCTTACGGAAAAGATGGAAATGATTACACTTGATTTGTTCTCATGTATGCTACCAATACTGGTGGGACTCCTCGATAGCAAGATGGAGAG GCATGCAAAACTGTCTATGGAGATGTTACTCAAACAAGTTGCACTATTTGGGCCAACAATCAGCTCAACAATCTCAACACCTCCTTCGGCGGGTGTTGATCTTCATCAAGAAGAACG GATCGAGCGATCCAAGCAGTGCTTTTCTCAGTTGCATCAGATCCGAGGATTTCTTCCCGCACTTGCAAG GAGGGGTGGATCACTTGCTAAATCCGCTCTGGAACTTAATCTTGTTCTACAAGACCATAACATGTAA
- the LOC141592928 gene encoding katanin p80 WD40 repeat-containing subunit B1 homolog KTN80.1-like isoform X2 has product MAKHGYKLQEFVAHSGNVNCLRIGKKACRLLLTGGDDHKANLWSIGKPTSLMSLCGHTTPVESLAFDSTEVLVLGGAASGTVKLWDLQEAKMVRTLTGHRSNCTSVEFHPFGEFFASGSADTDLKIWDIRKKGCIHTYKGHNLGINTIKFTPDGRWVVSGGFDNVVKVWDLTAGKLLHDLKFHNGHIRSLDFHPQEFLLATGSADRTVKFWDLETFEMIGSANAEATGVRAMTFHPDGRTLFCGYDNNLKVYSWEPVLCHDAVDMGWSTFGDLCIKEGNLIGCSYYRNSIGVWVADLSCVKPYGTRDSCSPQDSSAVKLKFDIQGSQSAEKVGQAADSPSVSRSTSPHTDATEIKNIYVDYEKPIRSRRTGLANRSKTVSSPPHTRETSKASAGKQSTPIATSGKPNGPPGGRSFYVPSFIPRESSSGKSSANLRRESLTPATARAGTGGSVKATNTSSKSNSRFDVHVADQKSSDRPLADVGFKDLVEDACPTLEKVEDVQEKPSPVLSSNLQTRNNPLDHKEIPTVKVINGAVAHGRTRSLVEKFEKVRLSSSSEDPMVSATPEVVADGLQSSTMEEEPQVSGRKMTSVSDTNVIEDLMQNHDVLLSGLRSRLTKLQMIRHLWERNDVKGAITALRKLPDQSVHADVISVLTEKMEMITLDLFSCMLPILVGLLDSKMERHAKLSMEMLLKQVALFGPTISSTISTPPSAGVDLHQEERIERSKQCFSQLHQIRGFLPALARRGGSLAKSALELNLVLQDHNM; this is encoded by the exons ATGGCTAAACATGGATATAAACTCC AGGAATTTGTGGCGCATTCCGGAAATGTTAACTGCCTAAGGATAGGGAAGAAAGCATGCCGCCTTCTTCTGACGGGTGGAGATGATCATAAAGCTAATTTGTGGTCTATTGGCAAACCCACTTCTTTGATG AGCTTATGTGGTCACACAACTCCAGTCGAAAGTTTGGCCTTTGATTCGACAGAGGTGTTGGTTCTTGGCGGAGCTGCTTCTGGTACTGTAAAGTTGTGGGACCTGCAAGAGGCAAAAA TGGTCCGAACTCTTACTGGTCACAGATCCAACTGCACATCTGTTGAATTCCACCCGTTTGGAGAATTTTTTGCTTCTGGTTCAGCGGACACTGACCTAAAGATATGGgatataagaaagaaagggtgcATTCACACATATAAGGGCCACAACCTCGGGATAAATACTATTAAGTTTACGCCCGATGGTCGATGGGTTGTTTCAGGTGGATTTGATAACGTTGTAAAG GTATGGGATTTGACAGCTGGAAAATTGTTGCATGATCTTAAGTTCCATAACGGTCATATCAGATCCTTAGATTTTCACCCTCAAGAATTTCTTTTGGCTACAG GTTCAGCAGATAGAACTGTCAAATTTTGGGATTTGGAAACATTTGAGATGATTGGATCTGCTAACGCTGAG GCGACAGGAGTGCGAGCAATGACATTTCATCCTGATGGGAGGACCCTATTTTGTGGATATGACAATAACTTGAAG GTCTATTCATGGGAGCCTGTTCTATGCCATGACGCTGTTGACATGGGATGGTCAACATTTGGTGATCTCTGCATTAAAGAAGGGAATTTAATTGGTTGCTCTTACTACCGTAATTCTATTGGAGTTTGGGTCGCTGATCTCTCT TGTGTTAAGCCTTACGGGACCCGGGATTCTTGTTCACCCCAAGATAGTAGCGCTGTCAAACTGAAGTTTGATATCCAAGGAAGTCAGTCTGCAGAAAAAGTTGGCCAGGCTGCTGACTCCCCTTCTGTCTCGCGCTCTACTTCGCCTCATACTGATGCAACAGAGATAAAGAATATCTATGTGGATT ATGAGAAACCTATCAGATCTCGTAGAACAGGCTTAGCGAATAGATCAAAGACAGTATCATCACCACCACACACTAGGGAAACCAGCAAGGCATCTGCTGGAAAGCAAAGTACTCCTATCGCAACCTCTGGAAAACCAAATGGTCCACCTGGCGGTAGATCTTTCTATGTCCCAAGCTTCATTCCTAGAGAAAGCTCTAGTGGCAAGAGTTCTGCCAATTTGAGAAGAGAGTCATTGACACCCGCTACTGCTAGAGCTGGAACTGGGGGATCAGTCAAGGCGACTAACACAAGTAGTAAATCAAACAGCAGATTTGATGTACATGTAGCAGATCAAAAGTCTTCTGATAGGCCTTTAGCAGATGTTGGATTCAAAGATTTGGTTGAAGATGCATGTCCTACTTTGGAAAAAGTTGAGGACGTTCAAGAAAAGCCATCTCCTGTATTATCCTCTAATCTACAAACCA GGAACAATCCTCTTGATCATAAAGAAATACCAACTGTAAAAGTCATAAATGGAG CTGTGGCTCATGGGAGGACGCGGTCTCTTGTCGAGAAATTTGAAAAGGTGAGACTGTCTAGTAGCAGTGAAGATCCAATGGTCAGTGCGACTCCTGAAGTGGTTGCTGATGGGCTTCAGAGCTCCACCATG GAGGAAGAGCCTCAAGTTTCTGGTAGAAAGATGACATCAGTGAGTGACACGAATGTTATTGAGGATCTGATGCAAAATCATGATGTTCTACTAAGTGGTCTCCGTTCTCGCCTAACAAAGTTGCAG ATGATAAGACATTTATGGGAACGCAATGACGTGAAAGGAGCAATTACCGCTTTGAGGAAATTACCTGATCAGTCT GTCCATGCGGATGTCATTAGTGTGCTTACGGAAAAGATGGAAATGATTACACTTGATTTGTTCTCATGTATGCTACCAATACTGGTGGGACTCCTCGATAGCAAGATGGAGAG GCATGCAAAACTGTCTATGGAGATGTTACTCAAACAAGTTGCACTATTTGGGCCAACAATCAGCTCAACAATCTCAACACCTCCTTCGGCGGGTGTTGATCTTCATCAAGAAGAACG GATCGAGCGATCCAAGCAGTGCTTTTCTCAGTTGCATCAGATCCGAGGATTTCTTCCCGCACTTGCAAG GAGGGGTGGATCACTTGCTAAATCCGCTCTGGAACTTAATCTTGTTCTACAAGACCATAACATGTAA
- the LOC141592933 gene encoding uncharacterized protein LOC141592933 — protein sequence MMMNFTKSPKTTLTLLILALILILTSTNATRADPKNSKPKGPAQKPQPNPVGGDPGGFFGPGGGFGIPGFGQGWGPGVTGGGYGYGYGSPSGGHSKGGTIRPTVVCKDKGPCYMKKLRCPAKCFTSFSRSGKGYGSGGGGGGCTMDCTKSCTAYC from the coding sequence atgatGATGAACTTCACAAAATCACCAAAAACAACCCTAACCCTCCTAATCCTCgccctcatcctcatcctcactTCCACCAACGCAACCCGGGCCGACCCGAAGAACTCCAAGCCCAAAGGCCCGGCCCAAAAACCCCAACCGAACCCTGTCGGAGGCGACCCGGGCGGGTTCTTTGGGCCGGGCGGCGGGTTTGGGATACCCGGGTTCGGCCAGGGTTGGGGCCCGGGTGTGACGGGTGGCGGATACGGGTACGGGTATGGTAGCCCTAGTGGAGGGCACTCTAAGGGTGGGACTATTAGACCTACTGTTGTGTGTAAAGACAAAGGTCCTTGTTATATGAAGAAGCTTAGGTGTCCGGCTAAGTGTTTTACGTCGTTCAGTCGGTCCGGCAAGGGTTATGGCTcgggtggcggtggtggtgggtgTACCATGGATTGCACCAAGAGTTGTACCGCTTATTGTTAA